Proteins from one Candidatus Desulfovibrio trichonymphae genomic window:
- a CDS encoding HD family phosphohydrolase: MIMQKKTKYPTSFLLLVQNLVSYHHCGWGFWAFVGTLVFLALLSGANFHVVQKIYTAGQVAESDVIADRDIMVEDTQATEARRKQLLLLQPPVYDLSLESSILFQNRILELFQSVNENNKHADADGGALAHLIDDLTPAVVDEILPELALPDVQTYILKELMPLIHTNLAEGLVGDIRSARVGRAGAVIHNLDTKVEVLRPDVGTLHDVQSFLAEISSKARQELSLTPQSRRAVNILLSATMPASLTLNREATQKRAEAVIESVKPIYYQIQKGEIIAHKGERVSREQQIKLQTLYQTAASPMRWVTAVGALLCALLFSIGFFVAPSGRPGTSLLCKDILMISLMLLLFGTGAKAVYQLYLSMNNDTSLLHAFSAAFPVAGAVGLVAMVFAARCYCVMGLLLAFFCMLMFQADYVFFIYHFLGGMLATWLVIRAQSRQDVVWSIIPLTIGQSVIWLGTALLAQTPVYEAPAQLIAVAVNSLFSLILLFAVSPVLEMVFDYSTRFRLMELMNLEQPLMQELMVTIPGTYHHSLVVANMVEAGAKAIGANSLLCKVAALYHDVGKLSYPEYFIENLYGSYNKHDKLSPSMSALVLLSHVKKGTELAERYKLGQEIADIIRQHHGTRLIRYFYQKALNLGEKPRDSDYSYPGPRPQTREAAILMLADSVEASSRTLTDPTPSRLKSHIDATVKGIFSEGQLDESELTFKDLHYLSKNFQRILTGIFHQRIVYPEQSKIQPLPAASNLTDNSLPVAADKAERSAPQMYPGM; the protein is encoded by the coding sequence ATGATTATGCAGAAAAAAACGAAATATCCTACTAGCTTTCTTTTGCTTGTCCAGAACCTGGTATCCTATCACCATTGCGGATGGGGATTTTGGGCGTTTGTCGGCACGCTGGTTTTCCTTGCTCTTCTGTCCGGCGCCAATTTTCATGTTGTCCAAAAAATTTATACGGCAGGTCAAGTTGCAGAAAGCGATGTTATCGCAGATCGCGATATTATGGTAGAAGACACGCAGGCCACTGAGGCACGTCGCAAGCAGTTGCTTTTGCTGCAGCCGCCGGTCTATGACCTGAGTCTTGAATCATCCATCCTGTTTCAGAATAGAATCCTTGAACTCTTTCAGAGTGTTAATGAAAATAACAAACACGCCGACGCCGACGGGGGAGCGCTCGCACATCTGATTGACGATCTGACGCCTGCAGTGGTGGATGAAATTCTGCCTGAATTGGCTCTTCCCGATGTACAGACATACATTCTTAAAGAATTGATGCCGTTGATCCATACAAATCTCGCCGAGGGACTTGTTGGGGATATCCGCTCTGCCCGTGTCGGCAGAGCCGGCGCCGTAATACACAATCTGGACACCAAGGTGGAAGTGTTGCGTCCGGATGTCGGCACGCTGCATGATGTGCAATCATTTCTGGCAGAAATTTCTTCCAAGGCGCGACAGGAGCTATCACTGACGCCACAGTCCCGTCGGGCCGTGAATATTTTACTTTCAGCCACAATGCCCGCGTCGTTAACACTGAATCGTGAAGCAACACAAAAACGCGCGGAGGCAGTGATAGAAAGTGTGAAGCCAATCTATTACCAGATTCAGAAGGGGGAAATAATCGCACACAAGGGCGAACGCGTGAGTCGGGAACAGCAAATTAAATTACAGACACTATATCAAACAGCTGCGAGCCCGATGCGTTGGGTGACAGCCGTGGGCGCACTGCTCTGTGCGCTTTTATTTTCCATCGGCTTTTTTGTCGCGCCCAGCGGCAGGCCAGGCACGTCGTTACTCTGCAAAGATATACTGATGATCTCCCTGATGCTCCTGCTGTTCGGCACCGGGGCAAAGGCAGTATATCAGCTGTATCTCAGTATGAATAATGACACAAGTCTGCTGCATGCCTTTTCAGCGGCTTTTCCCGTTGCGGGCGCTGTGGGCTTGGTGGCAATGGTATTCGCGGCCAGATGTTATTGTGTCATGGGCCTCCTGCTTGCCTTTTTTTGCATGCTGATGTTTCAGGCCGACTATGTTTTTTTTATCTACCATTTTCTTGGGGGGATGTTGGCTACATGGCTGGTCATCAGGGCACAAAGCCGGCAAGATGTAGTCTGGAGCATCATCCCCTTGACAATCGGCCAGAGCGTTATCTGGTTAGGCACAGCGCTCTTAGCGCAAACTCCTGTATATGAAGCGCCGGCGCAGCTTATTGCCGTTGCGGTGAACAGTCTGTTCTCACTGATTCTGCTTTTTGCCGTGAGTCCTGTCCTGGAAATGGTTTTTGACTACAGCACGCGTTTTCGCCTGATGGAACTGATGAATCTGGAGCAGCCTTTGATGCAGGAATTGATGGTGACCATCCCCGGTACTTATCATCACTCTCTTGTGGTAGCCAATATGGTGGAGGCTGGAGCCAAAGCCATTGGTGCCAACAGTCTGCTTTGCAAAGTCGCCGCGTTATACCATGACGTCGGCAAACTGTCTTATCCTGAATATTTTATAGAAAATCTCTATGGGAGCTATAACAAACATGACAAGTTGTCGCCGTCCATGAGTGCTCTTGTTTTGCTGTCTCATGTCAAGAAAGGCACTGAATTGGCCGAGCGTTACAAGCTCGGTCAGGAAATTGCCGACATCATTCGCCAGCACCATGGCACACGGCTGATACGTTATTTTTATCAGAAGGCTCTCAATCTAGGTGAAAAACCACGTGATTCGGATTACAGTTATCCCGGCCCGCGTCCGCAGACAAGAGAAGCGGCTATCCTGATGCTGGCCGATTCCGTTGAGGCCTCAAGCCGGACATTAACTGATCCTACGCCTTCACGTCTCAAAAGTCATATTGACGCAACTGTAAAAGGCATTTTTTCTGAGGGGCAACTGGATGAATCTGAATTAACATTCAAAGATTTACATTACTTAAGTAAAAATTTTCAACGCATACTAACAGGAATTTTCCACCAGCGCATTGTTTATCCTGAACAGAGTAAGATACAACCGTTACCGGCGGCATCCAATCTGACGGACAACAGCCTCCCTGTTGCGGCCGACAAGGCTGAAAGATCTGCGCCTCAGATGTATCCGGGAATGTGA
- the ybeY gene encoding rRNA maturation RNase YbeY has translation MHVTADCRADIWLLPFDVRCLALALRTMLQVMRDAGISIPADVNLRLVDDSFIKTANQRFMACVGPTNLLSFPGSDDMMHGVILLSLDTFARECLLYGQKAAEYALMLLSHGLAHLTGFEHGSDMDRICKACRAVAQKNCISS, from the coding sequence GTGCACGTTACAGCAGATTGCAGAGCCGACATCTGGCTGTTGCCTTTTGACGTGCGGTGTCTTGCTTTGGCCCTGCGAACCATGCTGCAAGTGATGCGGGATGCGGGGATATCCATTCCAGCGGATGTGAATTTGCGCCTTGTGGATGACAGTTTCATAAAAACGGCCAATCAACGTTTTATGGCCTGTGTCGGCCCTACGAACCTACTTTCCTTCCCAGGCAGCGATGATATGATGCATGGGGTTATCCTGCTGTCGCTGGACACTTTTGCGCGCGAATGCCTGCTTTATGGTCAGAAAGCGGCAGAATACGCTTTGATGCTCCTGTCGCATGGCCTTGCCCATCTGACGGGTTTTGAACATGGGTCGGATATGGACAGGATATGCAAGGCCTGTCGTGCGGTTGCGCAAAAAAACTGCATATCGTCGTAG
- a CDS encoding biotin--[acetyl-CoA-carboxylase] ligase, which translates to MSSCRCFDECRIIPWVDSPGVNNNSLPVIWFTGQATSTLDAGFWLQKRNRLAVWGSVIAAAQTAGRGQLRRTWISPPGNIYAALRLPLLPPFDGSAASVATGLLLASALRELGWPVLLKWPNDLVLLSLKGVPHKLGGILLEERGGVLLAGIGINVASAPSICVLRKNAAMAAMSLADSVKQPLPAAKLWQQLVKHLYLTYAQDSAFICRWQSRAEQLLLWRGSNVELYEDRHTTRGKLAGLSPTGGICLFTDGKMTKFLSGTLRRA; encoded by the coding sequence ATGAGTTCATGCCGGTGCTTTGATGAATGCCGCATTATCCCCTGGGTTGATTCGCCTGGCGTGAATAACAATTCGCTGCCCGTCATCTGGTTCACAGGGCAAGCGACCTCAACTCTCGACGCTGGATTTTGGCTGCAGAAACGTAACAGGCTCGCTGTTTGGGGCAGCGTCATCGCTGCCGCGCAGACCGCCGGACGAGGGCAGTTGCGGCGAACATGGATTTCCCCTCCGGGCAATATTTATGCCGCACTGCGCCTTCCGCTGCTGCCTCCTTTTGATGGTTCTGCCGCATCAGTGGCAACAGGCTTGCTTCTGGCTTCAGCATTACGCGAACTGGGCTGGCCTGTGTTGCTCAAGTGGCCCAATGATCTTGTTTTATTGTCGCTGAAGGGCGTCCCGCATAAGCTTGGCGGTATTCTGCTTGAAGAACGTGGCGGCGTCCTGCTCGCAGGTATTGGCATCAATGTCGCCAGCGCACCGTCCATATGCGTATTGCGCAAAAACGCCGCCATGGCTGCAATGAGTTTGGCAGACTCCGTCAAACAGCCTCTACCGGCTGCAAAGCTCTGGCAACAGCTTGTAAAGCATCTCTATTTGACATACGCTCAAGACAGTGCGTTCATATGCCGCTGGCAATCCAGAGCTGAACAGCTGTTGCTCTGGAGGGGCAGCAACGTGGAACTATATGAAGATCGACATACAACGCGCGGCAAATTAGCTGGGTTATCGCCGACAGGTGGTATTTGCTTGTTTACTGATGGTAAAATGACAAAATTTTTAAGCGGAACTCTTCGTCGTGCTTAA